The following proteins are encoded in a genomic region of Micromonospora olivasterospora:
- a CDS encoding alpha/beta hydrolase, giving the protein MNTTPKGRVDTIVLLHGLWMTPRSWENWAERYRSRGFRVLTPAWPGMDREVEALREDPGPIASLTMDQIIDHYAAIIERLPTPPIVMGHSFGGLFAQVLLDRGLGAVAVGVHPAPIKGVVRLPVSTLRAAYPVLRSPRNRHRAVPITPEEFRYAFGNTLSAEDSDRAWQRYAVPAAGHVLFEGAFANLNPDSAAGVDNGNDERGPLLLIGSDLDHVVPAAVVKAVAGLYQKSRAITYYHGFPGRSHFTVGEPGWEQVADYALDWSVEMANTRAPAIVGEAPHW; this is encoded by the coding sequence ATGAATACCACGCCAAAGGGACGGGTCGACACGATCGTGCTCCTCCACGGGCTCTGGATGACGCCCCGGAGCTGGGAGAACTGGGCCGAGCGCTACCGGTCACGCGGCTTCCGGGTGCTGACCCCCGCCTGGCCGGGAATGGACCGTGAGGTCGAGGCGCTGCGGGAGGATCCGGGCCCCATCGCAAGCCTGACCATGGACCAGATCATCGACCACTACGCCGCGATCATCGAGAGGCTGCCGACGCCGCCGATCGTGATGGGCCACTCCTTCGGCGGCCTGTTCGCCCAGGTCCTGCTCGACCGGGGGCTCGGCGCCGTGGCGGTCGGGGTGCACCCGGCGCCGATCAAGGGCGTGGTCCGGCTCCCGGTGAGCACGCTGCGCGCCGCGTACCCCGTGCTCCGCAGCCCCCGGAACCGGCACCGCGCCGTGCCGATCACCCCCGAGGAGTTCCGGTACGCCTTCGGCAACACCCTGAGCGCCGAGGACTCCGACCGGGCCTGGCAGCGGTACGCCGTACCGGCGGCCGGGCACGTGCTCTTCGAGGGCGCGTTCGCGAACCTGAACCCGGACTCGGCGGCCGGGGTGGACAACGGCAACGACGAGCGGGGGCCACTGCTGCTGATCGGCAGCGACCTGGACCACGTGGTGCCGGCCGCGGTGGTGAAGGCGGTCGCCGGCCTGTACCAGAAGTCGCGGGCCATCACCTACTACCACGGGTTCCCGGGACGGTCCCACTTCACTGTCGGCGAGCCCGGCTGGGAGCAGGTGGCCGACTACGCCCTGGACTGGTCGGTGGAGATGGCGAACACCCGCGCCCCGGCGATCGTCGGCGAGGCCCCCCACTGGTGA